A single region of the Methanobacterium sp. genome encodes:
- the glnA gene encoding type I glutamate--ammonia ligase: protein MQDKIGKVIENIEKCGTKFVRLQFVDIHGTPKNMAIPLVKPDDIEDIIKDGLLFDGSSVEGFVDINNSDLVIKPDPETFSALPWRPEEKGVCRFICDIYWPDGTPFEGDPRYILKKTLEKAEKLGYEYNVGPEPEFFIVDVDEEGIVYPHDEGVYFDVEPVDQGTDMRRELVLGLEELNFDVEVSHHEVGPGQHEIDFKFDHALKTADAVITFKQSIKAIADKLGSMVTFMPKPFFGVNGSGMHCHQSLFKDGKNVFFDADTETQLSEEALYFTGGLLKHSKALSAIVAPSVNSYKRLVPGYEAPVYIAYGLQNRSTLVRIPASRGNGTRVEFRCPDPSCNPYLAFAAMLEAGMDGIDNKIHPGEPTEIDVFELSPEELAPMGIDTLPSSLWEAYHALEKDEVVKSSLGDHVYTQFMDLKRKEWDDYRIQVFQYELEKYLQI, encoded by the coding sequence TTGCAAGACAAGATTGGAAAAGTTATTGAAAATATCGAAAAATGCGGTACTAAATTCGTTAGGCTGCAGTTTGTGGACATACACGGGACTCCTAAGAACATGGCGATTCCCCTGGTGAAACCAGACGATATAGAAGACATTATCAAAGATGGACTATTATTCGACGGTTCATCAGTGGAAGGATTTGTGGACATCAACAACAGTGACCTGGTTATAAAACCAGACCCAGAGACCTTCTCCGCCCTCCCCTGGAGGCCTGAAGAAAAGGGAGTTTGCAGATTCATCTGTGACATCTACTGGCCAGATGGAACGCCCTTCGAAGGAGACCCCAGATACATACTGAAAAAGACCCTGGAAAAAGCAGAAAAACTGGGTTATGAATACAATGTAGGTCCCGAACCCGAATTTTTCATAGTGGATGTTGATGAAGAAGGAATTGTTTACCCACACGATGAAGGTGTTTACTTCGATGTGGAACCTGTTGATCAGGGAACTGACATGAGAAGGGAACTGGTCCTGGGACTGGAAGAACTGAACTTCGATGTGGAAGTAAGCCACCATGAAGTAGGACCCGGACAGCACGAGATCGATTTCAAATTCGATCATGCCCTCAAAACTGCAGATGCAGTAATCACCTTTAAACAGTCCATCAAAGCCATAGCAGACAAACTCGGCTCAATGGTCACCTTCATGCCCAAACCATTCTTCGGAGTGAATGGTAGCGGAATGCACTGCCACCAGAGCCTGTTCAAAGACGGTAAAAACGTGTTCTTTGATGCTGACACCGAAACCCAGCTATCAGAAGAAGCACTTTACTTCACTGGAGGTTTACTCAAACACTCCAAAGCACTGTCTGCCATTGTAGCTCCTTCAGTTAACTCTTACAAACGACTGGTACCCGGATACGAAGCCCCAGTGTACATTGCCTACGGACTCCAGAACCGATCCACCCTGGTCAGGATCCCTGCATCCCGTGGTAACGGTACCCGTGTGGAATTCAGATGCCCAGACCCATCCTGTAACCCCTACCTGGCATTTGCTGCCATGCTAGAAGCAGGTATGGACGGTATTGACAACAAGATCCACCCTGGGGAACCAACTGAAATCGATGTATTCGAATTAAGCCCAGAAGAACTGGCACCTATGGGTATTGACACCCTGCCATCCAGTTTATGGGAAGCATACCACGCCCTGGAAAAGGACGAAGTGGTTAAATCATCCCTGGGAGACCATGTGTACACCCAGTTCATGGATTTAAAAAGGAAAGAATGGGACGATTACCGGATCCAGGTATTCCAGTACGAACTGGAAAAATACTTGCAGATCTAA